In the Variovorax sp. S12S4 genome, one interval contains:
- a CDS encoding transglutaminase family protein: MSIHAALHHVTHYKYDRLVQLGPQVVRLRPAPHCRSNVISYSLKVEPAEHFVNWMQDPFANYQARLVFPEKTREFKVTVDLVVEMAVYNPFDFFLEPQAENFPFKYTASQAEELAPYLVTEEATPLVSAYLDKIDRKEQRTIDFLVGLNQQVQKDVNYLIRMEPGVQTPEETLTNGSGSCRDSGWLLVQLLRHCGLAARFVSGYLIQLTPDVKALDGPSGTTVDFTDLHAWCEVFLPGAGWVGLDATSGLMAGEGHIPLACTPTPSSAAPIEGGVDESEVEFGHEMKVTRIYESPRVTKPYTEEQWAEVLALGDAVDARLKAGDVRLTMGGEPTYVATSDRDAPEWNTDALGPTKRGYATELVHRLRAEYGQGGFLHFGQGKWYPGEQLPRWALSIFWRADGQTLWHNPELFADERVPTHYTSEDARRFTTVLAHKLGITERYVQPGYEDVYYYLWRERRLPVNVDPFESKLDDELERVRLRRVFTQKLDAVIGYMLPLEPGNADADAPALAGPGWKTGPWFLRDDRLYLIPGDSPMGYRLPLDSQPWASKGDYPYLVERDPTAPRAALPTSADYRARYAVPAGGATGADLGAVPYDFGAPPAVPAALRMQSPGASATTTGGAAKGDAAAETADRSANPATRQPLRGESAHWVTRTALCVEVRDPRRANGPAAEKKGSASGVLYVFMPPLARLEDYLDLVAAVEATAEQLGMRIVMEGYPPPRDPRLKMLAVTPDPGVIEVNIHPAHNWKELVDHTEFLYNAAFETRLSAEKFMTDGRHTGTGGGNHFVMGGATPADSPFLRRPELLASLLLYWHNHPSLSYLFSGMFIGPTSQAPRVDEARNDQVYELEIALKEIARNREIHGQNMPAWLVDRTLRNILIDVSGNTHRSEFCIDKLYSPDSSTGRLGLLELRAFEMPPHARMSIAQQLLIRALVARFWDDPYKAPVTRWGTELHDRFLLPTFVKMDFDDVISEMRQAGFAFDIDWFAPHFEFRFPLVGQVQAMGVELSLRNALEPWHVMGEEGSAGGTVRYVDSSLERIEVRVTGLNESRHVITVNGKVLPLQPTGTVGEFVAGVRYKAWNPPSALHPSIGAHAPLTFDIVDTWMKRSLGGCQYYVAHPGGRNYDTLPVNAYEAESRRMSRFARMGHTPGLMRTPPATIELAGSREFPFTLDLRR, from the coding sequence AGGACCCGTTCGCCAACTACCAGGCGCGGCTCGTGTTTCCCGAAAAGACGCGCGAGTTCAAGGTCACGGTCGACCTGGTGGTCGAGATGGCGGTCTACAACCCGTTCGACTTCTTCCTCGAGCCGCAGGCCGAGAACTTTCCGTTCAAGTACACCGCTTCGCAGGCCGAGGAACTCGCGCCCTACCTGGTCACCGAAGAAGCCACGCCGCTTGTTTCCGCCTACTTGGACAAGATCGATCGCAAGGAACAGCGCACCATCGACTTCCTGGTCGGCCTGAACCAGCAGGTCCAGAAAGACGTCAACTACCTGATCCGCATGGAGCCCGGCGTGCAGACGCCGGAAGAAACGCTCACCAACGGCAGCGGCTCGTGCCGCGACTCGGGCTGGCTCTTGGTGCAGCTGCTGCGCCATTGCGGCCTGGCGGCGCGTTTCGTCTCGGGCTACCTGATCCAGCTGACCCCCGACGTGAAGGCGCTCGACGGCCCGAGCGGCACCACGGTCGACTTCACCGACCTGCACGCCTGGTGCGAAGTGTTCCTGCCCGGCGCGGGCTGGGTCGGCTTGGATGCCACCTCGGGCCTCATGGCCGGCGAAGGCCACATTCCGCTCGCCTGCACGCCCACGCCTTCGAGCGCGGCGCCCATCGAAGGCGGCGTCGACGAGTCGGAGGTCGAGTTCGGCCACGAGATGAAGGTCACGCGCATCTACGAATCGCCGCGCGTCACCAAGCCCTATACCGAAGAGCAATGGGCCGAAGTGCTCGCGCTCGGCGACGCGGTCGATGCGCGCCTGAAGGCCGGCGACGTGCGGCTCACCATGGGCGGCGAGCCCACTTATGTGGCCACCAGCGACCGCGACGCGCCCGAATGGAACACCGATGCGCTCGGCCCCACGAAGCGCGGCTATGCCACCGAGCTCGTCCACAGGCTGCGCGCGGAATACGGTCAGGGCGGCTTTCTCCACTTCGGCCAGGGCAAGTGGTACCCCGGCGAGCAGTTGCCGCGCTGGGCGCTGTCGATCTTCTGGCGCGCCGACGGCCAGACGCTCTGGCACAACCCCGAGCTCTTTGCCGACGAGCGCGTGCCCACGCACTACACGAGCGAAGACGCACGCCGCTTCACCACCGTGCTGGCGCACAAGCTCGGCATTACCGAGCGCTACGTCCAGCCCGGCTATGAAGACGTCTACTACTACCTGTGGCGCGAACGCAGGTTGCCGGTGAACGTCGACCCCTTCGAGTCGAAGCTGGACGACGAGCTCGAGCGCGTTCGCCTGCGCCGCGTGTTCACGCAAAAGCTCGACGCCGTCATCGGCTACATGCTGCCGCTCGAACCCGGCAACGCCGATGCCGATGCGCCCGCACTCGCAGGCCCGGGCTGGAAAACCGGCCCCTGGTTCCTGCGCGACGACCGGCTTTACCTGATTCCGGGCGACTCGCCCATGGGTTACCGGCTGCCGCTCGACTCGCAGCCCTGGGCCAGCAAGGGCGACTATCCCTACCTGGTCGAGCGCGACCCGACCGCACCGCGCGCCGCGTTGCCTACTTCAGCCGACTACCGCGCGCGTTACGCGGTACCTGCGGGCGGTGCAACGGGCGCCGACCTTGGCGCCGTGCCCTACGACTTCGGTGCCCCGCCCGCGGTGCCCGCCGCCTTGCGCATGCAGTCGCCCGGCGCCAGCGCAACCACGACCGGCGGTGCGGCGAAGGGCGATGCGGCGGCCGAAACCGCAGACCGCTCCGCGAACCCGGCCACCCGCCAGCCCTTGCGCGGCGAATCGGCCCACTGGGTCACGCGCACCGCGCTGTGCGTCGAAGTGCGCGACCCGCGCCGCGCCAACGGCCCGGCGGCCGAGAAAAAGGGCAGCGCCTCGGGCGTGCTGTACGTCTTCATGCCGCCGCTCGCGCGCCTGGAAGACTATCTCGACCTGGTCGCGGCCGTCGAAGCCACGGCCGAGCAACTCGGCATGCGCATCGTGATGGAAGGCTATCCGCCGCCGCGCGATCCGCGCCTGAAAATGCTGGCCGTCACCCCGGACCCGGGCGTGATCGAGGTCAACATCCACCCGGCCCACAACTGGAAGGAACTGGTCGACCACACCGAGTTTCTCTACAACGCCGCCTTCGAAACCCGCCTGTCGGCCGAGAAGTTCATGACCGACGGCCGCCACACCGGCACCGGCGGCGGCAACCACTTTGTGATGGGCGGCGCCACGCCGGCCGATAGCCCCTTCCTGCGCCGACCCGAGCTGCTGGCCAGCCTGCTGCTCTACTGGCACAACCATCCCTCGCTGAGCTACCTGTTCTCGGGCATGTTCATCGGCCCGACCAGCCAGGCGCCCCGAGTGGACGAAGCGCGCAACGACCAGGTCTACGAGCTTGAAATCGCCCTGAAGGAAATCGCGCGGAACCGCGAGATCCACGGCCAGAACATGCCGGCGTGGCTGGTCGACCGCACGCTGCGCAACATCCTGATCGACGTGTCGGGCAACACGCACCGCAGCGAGTTCTGCATCGACAAGCTCTACTCGCCCGATTCGAGCACCGGCCGGCTCGGCCTGCTCGAGCTGCGCGCGTTTGAAATGCCGCCGCATGCGCGCATGAGCATTGCGCAGCAGTTGCTGATCCGCGCCCTGGTCGCGCGCTTCTGGGACGATCCGTACAAGGCGCCCGTCACGCGCTGGGGCACCGAGCTGCACGACCGCTTCCTGCTGCCGACCTTCGTCAAGATGGACTTCGACGACGTGATCAGCGAAATGCGCCAGGCCGGTTTCGCGTTCGACATCGACTGGTTCGCGCCGCATTTCGAGTTCCGCTTCCCGCTGGTGGGCCAGGTGCAGGCCATGGGCGTGGAGCTTTCGCTGCGCAACGCGCTGGAGCCCTGGCACGTGATGGGCGAAGAGGGCTCGGCCGGCGGCACGGTGCGCTATGTCGATTCGTCGCTCGAACGCATCGAGGTGCGCGTCACCGGCCTGAACGAAAGCCGCCACGTGATCACCGTCAACGGCAAGGTGCTGCCGCTGCAGCCCACCGGGACCGTGGGCGAGTTCGTCGCGGGCGTGCGCTACAAGGCCTGGAACCCGCCCTCGGCGCTGCATCCGAGCATTGGCGCGCATGCGCCGCTCACCTTCGACATTGTCGACACCTGGATGAAGCGCTCGCTGGGCGGCTGCCAGTACTACGTCGCCCACCCGGGCGGACGCAACTACGACACCCTGCCTGTGAACGCCTATGAGGCGGAAAGCCGCCGCATGTCGCGCTTTGCGCGCATGGGCCATACGCCCGGCCTGATGCGCACGCCGCCGGCCACCATCGAGCTCGCGGGCAGCCGCGAATTCCCGTTCACCCTCGATTTGCGGCGGTGA